The DNA sequence GAGTATAACGCAGTTATTGGCGTTTTCTTACAAACACTAAATAATAAATAATCAAATTTATGGTATAATTAAAAGATTTGATTATTTTTGCAGACTTAAAAATATTTTTAGATAAATTTATAAATATGTATTTAACAGCAGAAAAGAAAACAGATTTTTTTAAAAAGTACGGAAAGTCTAATAAGGATACCGGTTCTCCAGAAGGACAAATAGCCCTATTTTCCCACCGTATTAGTCATCTTACCGGACATCTGAAAAAAAACAAAAAAGATTTTAGTACACAAAGAGCATTATTAAAATTAGTAGGAAAAAGAAGAAGACTATTGGATTATTTAATTGATAAAGATATTGAAAGATATAGGGCTATTATTAAAGCATTAAAACTACGAAAATAAATTTGATGAAGGGCTGTCCGAAAAATATTCGTACAGCCTTTTTCAAATTCCTGTATTAAATAAAATTGAGATGTTCAAATCTCTAAAATATT is a window from the Bacteroidales bacterium genome containing:
- the rpsO gene encoding 30S ribosomal protein S15, yielding MYLTAEKKTDFFKKYGKSNKDTGSPEGQIALFSHRISHLTGHLKKNKKDFSTQRALLKLVGKRRRLLDYLIDKDIERYRAIIKALKLRK